AAACAGGTCATTTAGTTTTATCAACGCTGCATACCAACTCTGCAGCAGAAACTTTAACTCGATTATTGAACATGGGCGTTCCCGCATATAACGTCGCAAGTTCAGTAAGCATTATTATCGCGCAGCGACTTGCTAGACGCCTTTGCAATCAATGTAAGACCGAAGAAGATATACCTGAAGATCAACTTATTGAGTTAGACTTTCCAGCAGATAAAATTGGCTCATTTAAGCTATTTAAAGCAGTTGGTTGTGATGAATGTACTGGAGGCTATAAAGGTCGAGTTGGTATATATGAAGTGATCAAAATCAGTAGTGAGATTTCATCTATTATTATGGAAGGTGGAAACTCGCTAGATATCAGCCGACAATGCCAAAAAGAAGGCTACAACAACTTAAGGCAATCTGGTATTTTAAAGGCAATGAACGGCGTAACCAGCCTAGAAGAAATTAATCGCGTAACCGCAGGTTAAACGTTTAACATTTAAAGACGAGTACAACTGGAAGGCGAACATGGCAGTAGCAAACGCAAGTAATAGCTCTCGAAAAGGTAAGAATGTAAAAACTAAACCAAATGATGTTTTTGTCTGGCAAGGTGTTAACCGAAAAGGAAAGAAAGTTAATGGAGAGCTTTCTGCTGCCAGCGCATTAGAACTCAAGACACAGCTGAGAAAACAGGGGATAACACCGGGCCGGATCAAGAAAAAGCCAAAACCATTATTTGGTCTTGGGGGTAGCGACAAAGCAATTAAACCAGCAGATATAGCTACAGTGACCCGACAGTTAGCAACAATGCTAGGAGCTGGCGTACCATTAGTACAATCAATTGAAATGATTGGTAAAGGCCATGACAATGGCAATATGCAAAAGCTATTAGGTGATATAGGTTTAAAGCTAAGTTCAGGTTTACCCCTTTCAGACTGTTTACGCGAGCACCCTAAATACTTTGATGACTTATATTGCGATTTAGTTGCTTCAGGTGAACAATCCGGCGCATTAGAAACTATATATGATCGAATCGCGACCTATAAAGAGAAGGCAGAAGCATTAAAGGCAAAAATAAAAAAGGCCATGACTTATCCAATATCAGTATTAGTAATCGCAGCGATAGTGACATCAATTTTATTAATATTCGTAGTCCCTGTCTTTCAGGAAATTTTTGCAAATTTTGGCGCAGAATTACCGGCTTTTACATTACTGGTGATAGGTATTTCTGAGTTTATGCAGGCTTATTGGTACCTAGGCTTAGCAGCGATGTTCATCGCTGGTTATATGTTTAAAAAGACCCACCAAAAGAGTCAATCCTTTAGAGACAAAGTCGATGTAAGTATCCTTAAAATTCCTGTCGTTGGTGATATTTTAGATAAAGCCGCGGTTGCGCGTTATGCCCGCACTCTATCCACTACCTTTGCTGCCGGTGTACCATTAATTGATGCTTTAGAATCAGCAGCAGGCGCGTCAGGTAATGCCGTCTATCGAAAGGCTATTCTCGAAATACGCTCAGAAGTATCTTCTGGTATGCAAATGAACTTAGCAATGCGTAACTCGCAGATATTTCCTGATATGGTTATTCAAATGGTGGCTATTGGCGAAGAATCTGGCGCGGTAGATGATATGCTTTCTAAAGTGGCTAACGTGTATGAAGCAGAAGTGGATAACGCGGTAGATTCATTAACCAGTCTATTAGAACCTATGATTATGTCTGTTTTAGGTGTAGTGATTGGTGGCTTGATCATTGCCATGTACTTACCTATTTTCCAAATTGGGCAAGTTGTATAGCAACATTTGCCACACGCACTTGAAAGCTCTTCTTTTAAGTGCGACGCTTGCACTATTATTGATTGTTTAAGACAATTACTTTTCTCCTATAACTACACTGGCGTTCCATGTTAGAAAATCTTATAAACACCTTCGAACTCTACCCCGCTTACTTCTATTTCTCTGTGGGTATATTCTCACTCATAGTCGGAAGCTTCTTAAATGTCGTCATTTATCGTTTACCTAAAATGATGGAATACGGCTGGTATCAAGAATGCCGAGAATTTCTTGCCGATGAAGTGCCAGATAAGCCAAGCCGTGATTTAAAGCCTATGTCACTGTCTAAGCCTAACTCCACGTGTCCTAGTTGCGGTCATCAAATTAAGTTTTACGAAAATATTCCAGTCCTGAGTTGGCTTTTGCTTAAAGGAAAATGCAGTCAGTGTAAAACTAAGATCTCTTTAAGGTACCCGGCAATTGAAGCAATTACGGCATTAGTAGGTTTGTCTGTCGCCTATTACTTTGGCGTCAGCTTACTGACCATTTGGGTGTTATTATTATCATATGGGCTGATATGTCTTATCATGATCGATTTCGATCACATGCTATTACCAGATCAAATTACTTTGCCTTTACTTTGGCTAGGGCTTTTGATCAACATTAATGGCTCCATTGTTCCATTAGAGCAAGCTGTCATTGGTGCAATTGCTGGGTATATGAGTTTATACAGTGTATTTTGGGCATTTAAACTGCTAACAGGCAAAGAAGGTATGGGACATGGTGACTTTAAGCTTGTCGCGGTGTTTGGTGCTTGGTTTGGTTGGCAACTGTTACCTTTATTAATTTTAATGTCTTCTGCAGTAGGTGCGATAGTTGGTGTTTCGCTGATGCTATTCAAAAACCACCAGCGTGAGCAGGCTATCCCATTTGGCCCTTATATTGCTGTTGCTGGCTGGATTTGCCTTCTTTGGGGCAACAATATATGGCAGTGGTATCTTTCACAACTTGGTATGTAAACAAGTGGTATGTGAATAATATGGTAAGGTTTTAGTTAATGATAATAGGACTCACTGGCGGTATAGGTAGCGGTAAAACGACCGTATCAGACATGTTTAAAGCACATGGTATCGATATTATTGATGCTGATATTGTTGCAAGACGAGTCGTTGAACCAGGAACAAAAGCTCTGGAACAAATAGCTGTTCAATTTGGTAAAGCTATATTGCTAGCAAATGGCGAGCTCAATAGAGCGCAACTAAGGACTATAATTTTTAATAGTTCATCAGACAAAGAGTGGCTTAATCAATTACTTCATCCATTAATCAGGCAAGAAATGCTCAGCCAGTTAAAAGCCGCAAAGAGTTCATATTGTATACTGGTAGCACCTTTACTGATAGAAAATAAACTAGAGCAGTTTGTTAACCGAGTGTTGGTAATTGACATAAATGAAGCTCAACAAATCGAACGCACAGCAAAACGTGATCATAGTGATGAAGGTGAAGTAAAAAAGATAATCGCCAGCCAGATCTCTAGAAGCGAAAGATTAGCCGCCGCCGATGATGTGATTGATAATTCAAGTAATAGCGCTGACAATATTTCTATTCAAGTAGGCAAACTGCACGAAAAATACCTCGAATTAGCCAAAAAAAGTGATCAAAAATAAAATCATTCGCCATTTTTATATCTAAAGCGTAGTATAAGTCTAAATTTTTCAATATATTGTATTAAAATTGGTTTTATACGAGCACCCGCTTAATGAGCGCATCCGCAATTATCTAAAGCTTGAGCAATTATTTGCCCAAGTTAAAGGTTATTCACCTGAGCAAATCTCTAATAACTACCAAGTCTTCTTTAATGCATTATTCGCCATCATTGATACCATGGAGCGTAATGACGTTCGGGGCGAATTAATCAAAGATCTAGAAAAGCTAGAACAACATTTGGTGGTTTGGTCACAATCACCAGAAATTGATGGTGGCGCATTAGAAGACAATTTAAAACATGTCATCGCCTTGGTTTGTCAACTGAAGGCCACCAAGCCTACTTGGTTTCAGCTTAGAAACGATAAATTACTGGCCAGCATAAAACAACGATTTGCGATTCAAGGAGGGAGCTCAGCTTTTGACTTACCTCAACTTCAATTCTGGCTTCATCAACCGATTGATAAGATTACAAAGGATATCGATCACTGGTTATTTTTACTATCACAAGTATATCAAGCAATTAAATTAGTATTAAAATTTATAAGACAACGCAGCGCATTTGAAAAGATAGAAACCGACTCGGGCTTTTTTCAAGATAGTGGTGAAGGACTCTTATTACTTCGCATTAAAGTAACACAAGATGCTCAATATTACCCGACAGTCAGCGGCAACCGTTTTAGATACTCTATTCGATTTATGTCACCTTGTGATAGCAGAGGGAGAAAGTACGCCAATCAAGCGACAAAATTTGAATTGTCTCGCTGCTGATTGCTATAATTCTCGTATTACCTATTCAAAGTTAAACAATCAAATTTATGTCTTTAAACGTTCCTTGCCCTACGTGTAAAAAATCAGTTTTATGGGATAAATCTAGCGAGTTTCGACCTTTTTGTTCAAAACGATGTCAACTAA
This window of the Thalassotalea atypica genome carries:
- a CDS encoding type II secretion system F family protein; protein product: MAVANASNSSRKGKNVKTKPNDVFVWQGVNRKGKKVNGELSAASALELKTQLRKQGITPGRIKKKPKPLFGLGGSDKAIKPADIATVTRQLATMLGAGVPLVQSIEMIGKGHDNGNMQKLLGDIGLKLSSGLPLSDCLREHPKYFDDLYCDLVASGEQSGALETIYDRIATYKEKAEALKAKIKKAMTYPISVLVIAAIVTSILLIFVVPVFQEIFANFGAELPAFTLLVIGISEFMQAYWYLGLAAMFIAGYMFKKTHQKSQSFRDKVDVSILKIPVVGDILDKAAVARYARTLSTTFAAGVPLIDALESAAGASGNAVYRKAILEIRSEVSSGMQMNLAMRNSQIFPDMVIQMVAIGEESGAVDDMLSKVANVYEAEVDNAVDSLTSLLEPMIMSVLGVVIGGLIIAMYLPIFQIGQVV
- a CDS encoding prepilin peptidase, with the translated sequence MLENLINTFELYPAYFYFSVGIFSLIVGSFLNVVIYRLPKMMEYGWYQECREFLADEVPDKPSRDLKPMSLSKPNSTCPSCGHQIKFYENIPVLSWLLLKGKCSQCKTKISLRYPAIEAITALVGLSVAYYFGVSLLTIWVLLLSYGLICLIMIDFDHMLLPDQITLPLLWLGLLININGSIVPLEQAVIGAIAGYMSLYSVFWAFKLLTGKEGMGHGDFKLVAVFGAWFGWQLLPLLILMSSAVGAIVGVSLMLFKNHQREQAIPFGPYIAVAGWICLLWGNNIWQWYLSQLGM
- the coaE gene encoding dephospho-CoA kinase (Dephospho-CoA kinase (CoaE) performs the final step in coenzyme A biosynthesis.), with protein sequence MIIGLTGGIGSGKTTVSDMFKAHGIDIIDADIVARRVVEPGTKALEQIAVQFGKAILLANGELNRAQLRTIIFNSSSDKEWLNQLLHPLIRQEMLSQLKAAKSSYCILVAPLLIENKLEQFVNRVLVIDINEAQQIERTAKRDHSDEGEVKKIIASQISRSERLAAADDVIDNSSNSADNISIQVGKLHEKYLELAKKSDQK
- the zapD gene encoding cell division protein ZapD, which produces MVLYEHPLNERIRNYLKLEQLFAQVKGYSPEQISNNYQVFFNALFAIIDTMERNDVRGELIKDLEKLEQHLVVWSQSPEIDGGALEDNLKHVIALVCQLKATKPTWFQLRNDKLLASIKQRFAIQGGSSAFDLPQLQFWLHQPIDKITKDIDHWLFLLSQVYQAIKLVLKFIRQRSAFEKIETDSGFFQDSGEGLLLLRIKVTQDAQYYPTVSGNRFRYSIRFMSPCDSRGRKYANQATKFELSRC